A genomic region of Magnolia sinica isolate HGM2019 chromosome 6, MsV1, whole genome shotgun sequence contains the following coding sequences:
- the LOC131248357 gene encoding 21 kDa protein-like has product MESTSTLSFLLSLLLLAGSTSLAASSPVRTSSTNFIKASCGTTLYPALCVQSLSVYANSIQQSPRQLAQAALSVSLARARSASAFVSKLSRSNGMQPRDLAAMKDCVENMGDSVDRISQSIRELGRVGRSGSGSFQWHVSNVQTWVSAALTDENTCVDGLAGPAKDGNLKAAVKGRVVHVAQVTSNALALVNRFADSDRRSGTRFVDSDRQFGTVRNP; this is encoded by the coding sequence ATGGAATCAACCTccactctctcatttctcctctctctcctcctcctcgCTGGCTCGACCAGCTTGGCCGCCTCATCCCCAGTCCGAACCAGCTCCACCAATTTCATCAAAGCCTCCTGCGGCACCACCCTCTATCCTGCGCTCTGCGTTCAGTCCCTCTCCGTCTACGCCAACTCCATCCAGCAGAGCCCGCGCCAGCTAGCCCAAGCCGCTCTCTCCGTCAGCCTCGCACGTGCTCGATCCGCCTCCGCTTTCGTGTCCAAGCTGTCACGCTCCAATGGCATGCAGCCACGTGACCTCGCCGCAATGAAGGACTGCGTGGAGAACATGGGCGACAGCGTTGACCGGATCAGCCAGTCGATCCGGGAGCTGGGTCGGGTAGGCCGGTCCGGGTCCGGGAGCTTCCAGTGGCACGTGAGCAACGTCCAGACGTGGGTGAGCGCCGCGCTCACGGACGAGAACACGTGCGTGGATGGGTTGGCCGGTCCCGCGAAGGACGGGAATCTGAAGGCTGCTGTTAAGGGGAGGGTTGTCCACGTGGCGCAGGTTACAAGCAACGCCCTAGCTCTCGTCAACCGGTTCGCCGATAGCGATAGACGGTCCGGTACCCGGTTCGTTGATAGCGATCGGCAGTTCGGTACGGTCAGGAATCCGTAG